The following coding sequences lie in one Rutidosis leptorrhynchoides isolate AG116_Rl617_1_P2 chromosome 6, CSIRO_AGI_Rlap_v1, whole genome shotgun sequence genomic window:
- the LOC139855673 gene encoding pentatricopeptide repeat-containing protein At5g56310, translating to MFKNIYVYNSMIKSFTMSSRVKDAVSIYNEARVIGLRPNSYTVPFLLKGVIRLGKCGLSLGKGIRCEAIIIGLSNNVDVRLAFVKMYASCGCVSDARKVFDEMRVRDLTIWNAMMSGYCKAGEVDKARDLFDVMPERNVVSWTALITGYVHANKACEAVDIFRRMELNGVQPDEVTLLVVLSACAQLGALELGESIHCYVNENNLRKSVSLENALIDMYAKSGNINKAMEVFENMKDRCVITWTTAIAGLALHGFAKEALNMFSRMEKARVKPNDVTLIAVLSACSHGGLAESGRWYFNNLFQRYGVKPRIEHYGCMIDLLCQAGCLLEAQEVLNMMPFEPNAAIWGSILAASRLYKNVKLGEKALGQLMRLEPRNSGNFSLLSNLYADEGHWNESGLIRKAMRENGVKKIAGASCIELDSRVHEFISGIRSHIQSEEILEVLVLLSRQMVVTNIHI from the coding sequence ATGTTCAAGAATATTTACGTTTACAACTCTATGATCAAGTCTTTCACGATGAGTTCTCGTGTCAAAGACGCTGTTTCCATTTACAACGAAGCTCGGGTTATCGGGTTAAGACCGAATTCTTACACTGTTCCTTTTCTActaaagggtgtgatccgtttagGCAAATGTGGTTTGAGTCTAGGAAAGGGTATTCGTTGTGAAGCAATTATTATCGGGTTAAGTAACAATGTTGATGTGAGATTAGCGTTTGTTAAAATGTATGCATCTTGTGGGTGTGTTTCTGATGCACgtaaggtgttcgatgaaatgcgCGTGAGGGATTTAACAATTTGGAATGCAATGATGTCTGGGTATTGTAAAGCTGGTGAGGTGGATAAAGCACGCGACTTGTTTGATGTTATGCCTGAGAGAAATGTTGTTTCTTGGACTGCTTTGATTACTGGTTACGTTCACGCGAATAAGGCGTGTGAAGCTGTTGATATTTTTCGACGAATGGAACTTAATGGTGTGCAGCCTGATGAGGTCACGTTGTTGGTTGTACTATCGGCTTGTGCACAGCTGGGTGCGCTAGAGTTAGGTGAATCGATTCATTGTTATGTAAATGAAAATAATTTGCGCAAAAGTGTATCTCTTGAGAATGCACTCATTGACATGTACGCAAAATCAGGGAACATAAATAAGGCAATGGAAGTTTTCGAAAACATGAAGGATAGATGTGTTATAACGTGGACAACTGCGATTGCTGGATTAGCATTACATGGTTTTGCGAAAGAAGCTCTCAACATGTTTTCAAGAATGGAAAAAGCACGTGTGAAACCAAATGATGTCACGTTAATTGCGGTTCTTTCTGCTTGTAGTCATGGTGGGTTGGCCGAATCAGGTCGTTGGTATTTTAACAACTTGTTTCAACGATATGGGGTTAAACCAAGAATCGAACATTATGGTTGTATGATTGATTTACTATGTCAAGCTGGATGTTTATTGGAAGCACAAGAGGTACTAAATATGATGCCTTTTGAACCTAATGCTGCGATTTGGGGTTCAATTCTGGCAGCATCTAGATTGTATAAAAATGTGAAACTTGGTGAAAAGGCGTTGGGACAATTGATGAGATTAGAGCCACGTAATAGTGGGAATTTTTCGCTGTTGTCGAATTTATATGCTGACGAGGGTCATTGGAATGAGTCTGGGTTGATAAGGAAAGCGATGAGGGAGAATGGTGTGAAGAAGATAGCGGGTGCGAGTTGCATTGAGTTGGATAGTCGAGTTCATGAATTTATTTCCGGGATTCGTTCACATATTCAATCTGAGGAAATACTCGAAGTTTTGGTTCTGTTAAGTAGACAAATGGTGGTGACAAATATTCATATTTAG
- the LOC139853213 gene encoding RGS1-HXK1-interacting protein 1 yields the protein MIDGEVAANTPPDSGEGTPENHQLDKSWHTYISEDLPRTVQESADSAVRSARELQHNSSTHIRTLQDHVLHYTSQYRIYEDLVFSKIKDQITIAREHSTLTAGIAITAGLFLMRGPRRFLFRRTLGRFQTEEAQLTKAANNVNDLSISVQLMKKESEKLLERAALAEKEMNYGYGELRNTGGQIKSLAKSVHKIEGQANDLVADLREIPGVDALHLRREVAKMASLLKDNRVAMDKRITRISESGVRV from the exons ATGATCGACGGCGAAGTTGCCGCTAATACACCTCCTGATTCCGGCGAAGGTACACCGGAAAATCACCAGCTAGACAAGTCATGGCACACTTACATTTCAGAAGATCTGCCTCGTACGGTACAGGAATCTGCCGATTCCGCCGTTCGTTCCGCCCGTGAGCTGCAACATAATTCATCCACTCATATCCGAACTCTTCAG GATCATGTACTTCATTACACATCACAGTATAGGATCTATGAAGACTTGGTCTTCAGCAAGATTAAAG ATCAGATTACAATTGCGAGAGAACACTCAACATTGACTGCTGGAATTGCGATTACAGCCGGTCTCTTCCTCATGAGAG GCCCTAGAAGATTCTTGTTCCGTCGAACTTTGGGTCGATTTCAGACCGAGGAG GCACAGCTTACAAAAGCTGCTAACAACGTAAATGATTTAAGCATTTCAGTTCAGCTGATGAAGAAAGAGAGTGAGAAGCTACTTGAAAGGGCTGCTCTTGCTGAGAAAGAAATGAATTATGGCTATGGAGAACTGAG GAATACTGGAGGTCAAATTAAAAGTCTTGCTAAATCGGTTCACAAGATTGAGGGTCAAGCTAATG ATCTCGTGGCTGATTTGCGAGAAATTCCCGGTGTAGATGCTCTGCATCTGCGACGAGAG GTTGCTAAAATGGCATCATTATTAAAAGACAATAGAGTTGCTATGGACAAAAGAATAACAAGGATATCTGAGTCGGGTGTTCGGGTATAG